From the genome of Prochlorococcus marinus XMU1419, one region includes:
- a CDS encoding DNA polymerase III subunit gamma/tau produces MPNIHKPFHQKYRPNNLDELVGQKFISITLKQALLTKKIAPAYLFNGPRGTGKTSSARIFAKSLNCQAFDQPTITPCCKCDLCRQITDGSALDIIEIDAASNTGVENIREIIERARFAPAQARWKVYVIDECHMLSTAASNALLKTIEEPPSRVVFILATTNPERVLNTIQSRCQKFDFRRISPNDIFQHLSEIAEKESIKYEDQALKMIAKRSNGGMRDAQSLLEQLNLLPEGITINNIQNLLGEVSEIELTNLIKSLVENNPESLIITCNKLYDSGNEPLQIIIGLLNITRDLLLYTTNNQYSDLYYTSDEFQDELDKISKRINKSTIIKWHNNLRNIEYQIKTSDNPRLWFEIHLTGLLDYQEINSSKNKEESNNNETEEMHESIKNIGTINKENISDEIQKPIIKKEMRQEKLIEKKDDKLEKFEVLEKENMRNFSDNNQTNPESNNLKDKWELILSKVELPSTRMLLSQQAELESFDSEKITIALSPNWENMIKSRKVIIENTVKKIFGDQIILNFSTKQLNKSNQRSTTEMTQNEVNNSRPIKKIEPKTNSTTKISNEETYDDSSKNLANFFNGEIIDLDE; encoded by the coding sequence ATGCCAAATATACATAAGCCTTTTCATCAAAAATATAGACCAAACAACTTAGACGAACTGGTTGGGCAAAAATTTATATCCATTACACTCAAGCAAGCACTATTAACAAAAAAAATTGCTCCTGCATATCTTTTTAATGGTCCAAGAGGCACTGGAAAAACATCAAGTGCAAGAATATTTGCAAAATCACTAAATTGCCAGGCATTCGACCAACCTACGATAACTCCTTGTTGTAAATGTGACTTATGCAGACAAATTACAGATGGGAGCGCTCTAGATATTATCGAGATTGATGCTGCATCAAATACAGGAGTAGAAAATATAAGAGAAATTATAGAAAGAGCGAGATTTGCACCTGCTCAAGCGAGATGGAAAGTATATGTTATTGATGAATGTCATATGCTTTCAACGGCAGCTTCAAATGCTTTACTAAAAACTATTGAAGAACCGCCCTCAAGAGTTGTATTTATCCTTGCGACCACGAATCCTGAGAGAGTATTAAATACAATACAAAGTAGATGCCAAAAGTTCGATTTTAGAAGAATAAGCCCCAATGACATTTTTCAACATTTATCAGAAATAGCAGAAAAAGAGTCCATTAAGTACGAAGATCAGGCTTTAAAAATGATTGCGAAAAGATCTAATGGAGGCATGCGAGATGCACAAAGCCTCCTTGAACAACTTAATCTTTTACCTGAAGGTATAACAATTAATAATATCCAAAACTTACTAGGAGAAGTATCAGAAATTGAATTAACAAATCTAATTAAATCATTGGTTGAGAATAATCCTGAGTCATTAATTATCACCTGCAACAAATTATATGATAGTGGAAACGAACCCCTTCAAATAATTATCGGATTATTAAATATAACACGAGATCTACTGCTATATACTACAAATAATCAATATTCAGACCTTTATTATACCTCTGATGAATTTCAAGATGAATTGGATAAAATCTCAAAAAGAATAAATAAATCAACAATAATTAAGTGGCATAATAACCTGAGGAATATTGAATATCAAATTAAAACAAGTGATAATCCCAGGCTTTGGTTTGAAATACATTTAACTGGCCTTCTAGATTATCAAGAGATAAATAGTTCTAAAAATAAGGAAGAAAGTAACAATAATGAGACTGAAGAGATGCATGAAAGCATAAAAAACATTGGAACAATTAATAAAGAAAATATTTCTGATGAAATTCAAAAACCAATTATCAAAAAAGAGATGAGGCAAGAGAAATTGATCGAAAAAAAAGACGACAAATTAGAAAAATTTGAAGTTCTTGAAAAAGAAAATATGAGAAATTTTTCTGACAATAACCAAACTAATCCTGAATCAAATAATTTAAAAGATAAATGGGAATTAATTCTTTCTAAAGTAGAATTACCATCGACAAGAATGTTACTTTCACAACAAGCCGAACTTGAAAGTTTTGATTCGGAGAAAATAACCATTGCATTATCTCCAAACTGGGAAAATATGATTAAAAGCAGAAAAGTTATAATTGAAAATACTGTAAAAAAGATATTTGGAGATCAAATAATACTTAATTTCTCTACCAAACAATTAAATAAAAGTAACCAAAGAAGTACCACAGAAATGACCCAAAATGAAGTAAATAATTCTCGACCAATAAAAAAAATAGAACCAAAAACCAATTCGACAACAAAAATATCTAACGAAGAAACTTATGATGATAGTTCAAAAAACTTAGCAAATTTTTTTAATGGAGAAATTATAGACCTTGATGAATAA
- a CDS encoding glycosyltransferase family 2 protein — MSKGFYKNRRLKSFIFISACILVAFFPHAFNIENFFYILLTLSFLIVFYGLIVISRNFKRNNVLNTVSRRISNKELPVLDILVAARDEENVIARLIERLFRLDYPTNKLNIFIIDDGSSDKTPLILNRLSRQYDKLKVVSRSPNAGGGKSGALNYALQFTHGEWLLVLDADAELKQDSLIRLFSFVEEGGWSAVQLRKSVTNVSKNFLTSCQSMEMAMDAIFQYGRLSVAGVSELRGNGQLIKKKTLLACGSFNEDTVTDDLDLSLRLLLSKSRIGILWDPPVMEEAVENLNALLAQRQRWAEGGLQRFFDYGDQLFTNKIDYLQKFDLTYFFILQYALPIISIFDLVFSIALLDSPIYWPISFTAFMLSGIAFWYGSSCKSEVPVLQKSNFLMVFLSVFYLSHWFLVIPWVTIKMSIFPKKILWRKTIHTGV, encoded by the coding sequence ATGAGTAAAGGTTTTTATAAAAATCGAAGATTGAAGTCGTTTATATTTATTAGTGCTTGTATTTTAGTAGCTTTTTTTCCTCATGCTTTTAATATCGAAAATTTCTTTTACATTCTATTGACTCTTTCTTTTTTGATTGTTTTTTACGGTTTAATAGTTATTTCTAGAAATTTCAAAAGGAACAACGTTTTAAATACTGTGAGCAGAAGAATTAGCAATAAAGAGTTACCTGTGCTTGATATTTTAGTCGCAGCTAGAGATGAAGAGAATGTCATAGCAAGATTAATTGAAAGATTATTTCGTTTAGATTATCCAACAAATAAATTAAATATTTTCATAATCGATGATGGTAGTTCTGACAAGACGCCTTTAATTTTAAATCGATTATCTAGACAATATGACAAGCTAAAAGTCGTAAGTCGTTCTCCAAATGCAGGCGGTGGAAAGTCAGGAGCTTTGAATTATGCCTTGCAGTTTACTCATGGTGAATGGTTATTAGTTTTGGATGCTGATGCAGAATTAAAACAAGATTCTTTGATAAGGTTATTTAGTTTTGTAGAAGAAGGTGGTTGGTCTGCAGTTCAACTAAGAAAATCAGTAACAAATGTAAGTAAGAATTTTTTAACTTCCTGTCAGTCAATGGAGATGGCTATGGACGCAATTTTTCAATATGGAAGATTATCAGTTGCGGGAGTTTCTGAATTAAGAGGAAATGGCCAATTAATTAAGAAAAAAACATTATTAGCATGTGGTTCCTTTAATGAAGATACAGTTACAGATGATCTTGATTTAAGTTTAAGGTTATTATTATCAAAATCTAGAATTGGAATCTTGTGGGATCCCCCAGTCATGGAGGAAGCAGTTGAGAATTTAAATGCTTTATTAGCGCAAAGGCAAAGATGGGCAGAAGGGGGTTTGCAAAGATTTTTTGATTATGGAGATCAATTATTTACCAATAAAATTGATTATTTGCAGAAATTTGATTTAACTTACTTCTTCATCTTGCAATATGCACTACCAATTATTTCTATCTTTGATTTAGTTTTCAGTATTGCTTTATTGGATTCACCAATTTACTGGCCTATTTCATTTACAGCTTTTATGTTATCTGGAATTGCTTTTTGGTACGGTTCTTCTTGTAAAAGTGAAGTACCGGTATTGCAAAAATCCAATTTTTTGATGGTATTTCTATCGGTTTTTTATTTATCACATTGGTTTTTAGTAATCCCTTGGGTAACAATAAAGATGTCTATTTTTCCCAAAAAGATACTCTGGCGAAAAACTATTCATACTGGAGTTTAA